The Spirulina subsalsa PCC 9445 region GCTGGAATCTAGATCCCGGAAAATGCCCCGGGTGTTTGAGAAGCAACACTGATTTTATAACGCTTATGGTTTTATTCAATACCCCCGACACCACTCACAGCCAAGAGCTATTACAACATATTCCGGGCGCAATTTACGAACTTTGGCAACACCCTGACGGTCATTTCTCGTTGCCCTACGCCAGCGAACAACTGAGGGGGATCTACGGGGTTTCCAGTCTTGGTCTGGAAACAGATGCCACCCCATTCTTTAGCTCCATCAACGCCGAAGACCACCCAAGGGTGTTGGAATCCCTTCAGGAATCCGCCCAAGGCCTATCCCTCTGGCACAGCACCCACCGAGTTGATTCGGCTGAGGGGAACAGCCTTTGGGTTGTCACCTATGCTACACCAGAGCGACAGCCTGATGGTAGTACAAAATGGTCTGGTTATCTACAAAACATTACGGATCTCAAAACAACCCAAACATCGACAGAGAAGCGATTACACCGCATCGTTGAGAGCCTGAACGATATGGTGTTTATGATTGCCCCCGATGGGACGCTGACTTTCCTCAGTCCCCTCGTGGAAAACATTCTGGGTTATCCTTTGGAGGAAATTCTATATACGCCCTTTACATCTCTCCTCCACCCCGAAGATCAGCCCAGCAGCTTGGCGGTTTTCCAAGGGATCTTAGCGGGGGAATGGGTGCAGCACCATGAATACCGCATTCGTCATGCTGATGGGCGTTATTATTGGCATTCGGCTAATTTATCGCCCTTTGAAGATGAGACGGGGGAAACCTCTTGCTTGGGTGTGTCCAGTTTCATTCATCCCCGCAAACAAGCGGAACTCGCTCGACAAGAAAGTGAATTGCGGTTACATCTGGCTCTAGAAGCGTCAAATACTGGACTCTGGGACTGGAATCTCCAGACCAATGAGGTGAAATTTAACGCTAACTGGCGAGGGATGTTGGGTTATGAAGAGCATGAGATTGCTAATGATCTCAAGGAATGGAAAAACCGAATTCATCCCCAAGATTTACAGGGGGTTTATGAGGCCATCAATCGACATTTAACGGGGGAGGTTGACTTTTATCAAAATGAACAACGTTTGCTCTGTAAAAATGGCTCGTATAAATGGATTTTAGACCAAGGGCGAGTAGTGGAATGGGACGAGGCCAGGAAGCCCTTGCGCTTTATTGGCACCCATACGGATATTAGCCAACGGAAACAAGACGAAATTCAGCTTAAACAACTGACGCACCAACTGAAAAAAGCCCAAGAAGTGGGGAACTGGGGTCACTGGATTTATGATGTGGTGAGCCAAAAAATCACTTGGTCAGAACAAGTTTTTCGGATGTTTAATCACCCCTTAGAGCAGGGAGAACCGAGCTTTGAGGAGCATATTGAGCAAATTCATCCCGATGATCGTATTTTGTTTTTAGAGCGGATTACAGCCGCGACTCAAGGAGTCCCTCAAGCGTTTGAGTATCGCGTTGAGCGACCGGATGGTACAGTGGGCTACCTCGACAGTCGCATTGAATTAGAATTTCAGGATGAACTGGTTGTCCGAATGTTCGCTGTGGTCATGGATATCACCGAACGGGTAGAGATGGAGCGGGCTAATCGAGAGAATGAGGAGAAATTGCGATCGCTCTTTGAACTCTCCCCCGTCGGCATTGTCTTGAATAATATGCAGGGTCAATTCATTGAAGCCAACCCCGCCATCACTGAAATTACAGGTTATACCTTAGAGGAACTCAACCAGTTAAGTTATTTGGATTTAACCCCAGCTGAGTATCAGTCGGAAGAAGCCCGACATCTGAAGTCCCTCAAAATCCTTGGACAATATGGCCCCTATGAAAAAGAATATATCCACAAACAAGGGCATCGCGTTCCCGTTGAACTGAATGGGATGCTAATTACCCGCCAAGATGGACAGCAATATATTTGGTCGATGATTGCTGATATTAGTCAACGCAAAGAAGCAGAAGCCCGCAAAATCCAACAGGTCAACCAAGAATTAAAACTGTTGGAAAATATTCTTGAAGTCGTTTTGGCGGGATATTGGGATTGGGATATCCCCAACAATCAAGAATATTTAAGTCCGCGCTTTAAATGGATGTTGGGCTATGAGGATCACGAATTAGCCAATTCTCCCGAAAGCTGGCAACAGTTGATCTGGAGCGAAGACTTGCCGAAGGTTTTCCAAAACTTTGAAGCTCATGTTCAGAGTCAGGGAAAAGTCCCGTTTTACAACGAAGTGAGATATCACCATAAAAATGGTTCAATAATCTGGGTGCTGTGTTCTGGCCAAGTCATTGAATGGGATGAGGAGAATAACCCCCTACGGATGATTGGTTGTCATATTGATATTACCCAACAAAAACAAACTGAACTAGCCTTGATTGAACTGAGCAACCAATTGAAAAAAGCCCAGGAGGTCGCCCATTTGGGGTACTGGTCTTTTGATCTCGCCAGCCAAAAAATCACTTGGTCAGAACAGGTTTTTCGGATGTTTAGCCAGCCTTTAGAGCAAGGAGAACCCAGCTTTGAAGAATATATCGAGAAAGTTCATCCGCAGGATCGCGCTTTTGTTTTAGAACGAGTCAGCGCTGCCAATCAAGGCATCCCCCAAAGCTTTGACCATCGGATTCTGAATCCTGATGGCACTGTCCGCCACGTCGAGGCTCGTATTGAACTAGAATTTCAGGATGAACAGGTTGTGCGGATGTTCGGTGTCCTGATGGATATTACCGAACGGGTAGAGATGGAGCGGGCTAATCGAGAGAATGAGGCGAAATTGCGATCGCTTTTTGAACTCTCCCCCGTCGGCATTGTCTTGAATAATATGCAGGGTCAATTCATTGAAGCCAACCCCGCCATCACTGAAATTACAGGTTATACCCTAGAAGAACTCAACCAGTTAAGTTATTGGGATTTAACCCCGGCTGAGTATGGAGAAGATGAAGCCCGAAAACTGGAGTTACTCAAAACTACCGGACGATATGGCCCCTATGAAAAGGAATATATCCACAAACAAGGGCATCGCGTCCCCGTTGAACTGACTGGGATGCTGATCACCGGGAGGGATGGGCAACAATATATTTGGTCGATGATTGCTGATATTAGTCAACGCAAACAAGCCGAAACCGCCATCAAAGACAGTCAACTCCGACTACAACTCGCCCTAGAATCCTCCAATATTGGGCTGTGGGATTGGAATCTCCAGACCAATGAGGTGCTGTTTGATAACCAGTGGAAACGGTTACTCGGTTATACAGAGCATGAATTTGAGACTCATGTCAGTGAGTGGGCAAGTCGCGTCCATCCTGAAGATTTAGAAGCTGTAAATGCCGACATGAGGCAACACTTACAGAAACAAACCCCCATTTATGACAATCAACATCGCATCCGTTGCCAAGATAACTCCTATAAGTGGATTGGTGCAAAAGGGCGTGTAGTGGAATGGGACGGGGCAGGCAATCCGGTTCGCTTTATTGGGACCTTTAGTGATATTAGCGATCGCAAACAAGCTGAACTCAGACTGATTGAACTCAGTCAGCAACTGCAAAAAGCCCAGGAAGTTGCCCATCTCGGTTATTGGTCTTTTGATCTGGCGACCCAAAAAATTACCTGGTCAGAAGAAGTCTTTAAGATATTTAGTCATCCCTTAGAGCAAGGAGAACCTAGCTTTGAGGAACATCTCCAACAAGTTTACCCCGAAGATCGCGCCTACTTCCTAGAGCGAGTGGCTGCCGCTAATCAAGGCATTCCCCAAACCTTTGATTTTCGGACACTGAGACCTGATGGGACGCTTCGCTATATCAACAGTCGGATTGAATTGGAATTTCAGGATGAACAGGTCGTGCGGATGTTCGGTGTGGTCATGGACATCACCGAGCGCCGGGTGGCGGAACTGGAACTCGAACGCTTCTTTACCATTGCCCTTGACCTCCTGTGCATCGCCGATCTGGAGGGGCATTTCCTCCGCCTTAATCAAGCTTGGGAAAATATTCTGGGTTATCCCGTAGGGGAGTTAGAAGGTCGAGTCTTCCTAGAGTTTGTTCATCCTGACGATTTAGCCCCCACCCTCGCGGCTATTTCCAACCTAGAGGAGGGGGAAACTATTATTAGATTCACCAATCGTTATCGCACGAAATCAGGCAGCTATCGTCATATTGAATGGCTCTCTGTTCCCCAAGGGGATTTGATTTATGCCGCCGCACGGGATATTACTGAACGGGTGGAAGCCCAAGCTCAAATTGAATCCCTGCTCAGTCGGACTCAACTCCTGAACGCTCTAAGCCATGAAATTCGACAATATTTAGACTTAGATCAGATTATTCAGAGGGCGGTTGAGGTGATTTTTGAGGAGGTTGGGGTCGATATTTGCGCCTTTACTGACTACAGAGAAAAGGACGGTCATCCCTATGTGGAAATCGTGGCAGAAAAACGCCATCCTGAAATGCTGAGTTGGTTAGGGGTTTATGATGCAATGGAATATCCTGACTATTATGAGGCTTTACGGAACAATCGAATCTTTACCTTTAACCGAAAAAATCTAGGGGAAGATTATGATCAGGGGATTCATGAGTTCTGTGAGTCAATGGGGGTGAATCTGTACCTGATGGTGCCGATTCGGACGTTGGAGAATATTTCCTGCTTAGAAATGGGCAGAATTGATGCCAGTCGGGAGTGGCGACCCGATGAACTGGAGTTGCTGGAAAGTCTGGCGACACAAATTGCGATCGCCCTGCAACAAGCCGACCTCTATCAAACCGCCCAGCAGCGCACCGCAGAACTACAATCTGCCTATCAGGAGTTGCAAGAGACTCAAGTGCAACTAATTCAAGCGGAAAAAATGTCCAGTTTGGGTCAATTAGTGGCAGGGATTGCCCATGAAATCAACAACCCCATTAGTTTCATTTATGGCAATGTGAAACCCCTAGAAGACTATGCCGAGAGCTTATTAGATATTCTCGAACGTTACCAAGACATCTATCCTCAGCCGCCAGAAGAACTGAGCGAGTTGCTTGAAGAGTTGGATCTACCTTTCATCCGGGAAGATTTACCCAAAATGCTCCAGTCTATGAAAACCGGAGCCGCTCGGATTCGAGATATTGTTAAGTCTCTCCGCACCTTTTCCCGGTTAGATGAAGCCGATTTAAAAGACGTGGATCTTCATGAAAATATAGATAGCACGGTGATGATTTTGCAGAATCAGTTCAAAGGAAAAGCTGGAAAATCAGACATTGAAATTATTCGGAACTATGGCAATTTACCTCTAGTTCAATGTTATATCGGCTTGCTTAATCAAGTGTTTATGAATTTGCTGGTTAATGCCGTTCAAGCTATAGAAGAACGACGAACCCTTGAGGGGAATCCCACCTATCTGGGGGTGATTACGATTACCACAACCCTGGAAGAATCTGGGGCGGTTTGTATCTCATTTGAAGATAATGGTTGGGGTATGAGTGATAAAGTGAAGGCGAAAATTTTTGAACCCTTTTTCACGACAAAACCCGTCGGTTCTGGTACCGGGATGGGCTTACCCACCAGTCATCAAATTGTGACTAAATATCATAAAGGTGAGTTAATTTGCCATTCTACATTAGGAGAGGGGACAAGGTTTATAGTCCGCTTCTAAGCGGGCATCCAAGACGATGGGCAAGGGGGGAAAGCTCCATAAGGGGTTCTGCTCTAACACCTATCGAAAATGCCAGAACATCAACAACCAGATTAGCCACATTGTATCTAAGCGGATTGTGCAGATAGCGACTAAGTTTAACAAAAATGTTGCGGAATTCCCCTTCCTCGCTTGCAGGGACCGGATGGACTTGACCACTAACTCCCAAAGCGAAAACCAAGCTAAAAAGGGCTGTGTTGCAAGAGAAAATTTGGGTCTTAGGAACTAGGACTTCTGCCTGGGGAGGGAAGATAAGACTCGCTATATTTCGGTATAGAAAGCACTTCCCATTGAATCAGGAAGCTCCATCCTCGCGCCTAGGCAGGGTGGGGTAGTTCACTGCTGCTGCTATTGTCTTTGAGAACCTGAAGGGTTGGAGGGCGAAAGGGGGGCGGCGACGCTCCAACTTGCGCCAACGCTTTCATGGGTGACTCAAAGCCAAGATCCGGGACTACACGGTGGGAGAGCTTCATGAAAACGCATTTTATCAGCAACGAAATTATAATGGGAAAATTTGGCCAGTCCCCTAATGGAGTATCGCTAAATCATGGCCCCAAATTTCCCCATCGGAACCCGTGTCCGTCTCATCAGTCGTCCTCCCTATTTCAAAACGGCCGACCCCATGCCCATGTTACGCCCCCCCGATTTAATTAAAATTGGGGAGGAGGGGATTGTCATGGATCGTCGTCCGGGGGATTATTGGGTCATTCGTTTTAACCGGGGTGCGGTGTTATTAGAAGCCCAATATTTGGAACTTGCTCCCCCGGTTTTCCCGGAGTCCGAGGGGTAAAGAGCAGACTAGCTCTGCCTTACCTATAGATAGCCCGGAGGCGGGGGAATTTGGCAAAATAGAGCCATGCTATGCCATCGCTTATGAATATTTTTCCCCCGATTTCTGCTGAAAGTTTTGCTAATGGGTGTCCGGGAGTGACCCAACAAATCCTAGAGGTTTTGCCTTTGGGAGTGGCCTTACATGGAATCAACGGACAACTGGATTATTTAAACCCCGTGGCTCAGTCTTGGTTTAATCTCCAATTGGAACATCCCGTACCTTTAGCCGAGGTGAGTCAGGTTCTCCGATTATATTCGGCCTCGGGCGAGGAGTTAGATCCTAGGGAACAACGGGCTATTGAGCAGGCTTTAACCGGGCAAAGTGCAACGGTTTGGGATCTCAAAACCCAGCACGGGGGAAAGAGCAAACACCTAAAATTAGAAGTCCATCCCCTGTGGGGAGAGGATAAACAGATCATTGGAGCGATCGCCTTTTTCCATGAGCTACCCTCCCCCCCAGAGCAGGAGGAGAACATTTTAGAGGGCCTCACGACTAATGTTCCTGCCGTCATCTATCGCTATCAAATCAACGCCACAGGTCAAGATGCCATCACCTATATTAGTTCCCGTTGTCGAGACTTGTATGAACTGCACCCGGAAGAGATTTATCAAGATTCCAGTGTGTTATGGCATCTCATCCACCCGGAGGATATTCCCGCACTGGTAGAGTCGGTGGAAGAATCCCAACGCAGGCTAACCCCTTGGTTTACAGAACATCGGATTCAAACCGCCTCGGGGAAATTAAAATGGATTCAGGCTTTTTCTACCCCCCACCGCCAACCCAACGGGGACACGGTTTGGGATGGGATTATGATGGACATAACAGAACGGAAACAAGCGGAAAAAGCCCTCCAAGAGAGTGAACAACGCTATGCCACCTTAGCGGATATTGCCCCGGTGGGCATTTTTCGCAATGATTTAGCAGGCAACTGTATTTATAGCAATGAGTACAGTTTAAAGATCATTGGTCTGAGTGAGTCAGAAGCGTTAGGAAAAGGTTGGATTCGTGCCATGCACCCCGAAGATCGCGATCGCGTCCTCCAAGGGTGGCTTAACTTTATTCAGCAGGGAGAACCCTTTGCCTGTGAATACCGTTTTCTCCACCCC contains the following coding sequences:
- the sipA gene encoding regulatory protein SipA; translated protein: MAPNFPIGTRVRLISRPPYFKTADPMPMLRPPDLIKIGEEGIVMDRRPGDYWVIRFNRGAVLLEAQYLELAPPVFPESEG
- a CDS encoding PAS domain-containing protein is translated as MVLFNTPDTTHSQELLQHIPGAIYELWQHPDGHFSLPYASEQLRGIYGVSSLGLETDATPFFSSINAEDHPRVLESLQESAQGLSLWHSTHRVDSAEGNSLWVVTYATPERQPDGSTKWSGYLQNITDLKTTQTSTEKRLHRIVESLNDMVFMIAPDGTLTFLSPLVENILGYPLEEILYTPFTSLLHPEDQPSSLAVFQGILAGEWVQHHEYRIRHADGRYYWHSANLSPFEDETGETSCLGVSSFIHPRKQAELARQESELRLHLALEASNTGLWDWNLQTNEVKFNANWRGMLGYEEHEIANDLKEWKNRIHPQDLQGVYEAINRHLTGEVDFYQNEQRLLCKNGSYKWILDQGRVVEWDEARKPLRFIGTHTDISQRKQDEIQLKQLTHQLKKAQEVGNWGHWIYDVVSQKITWSEQVFRMFNHPLEQGEPSFEEHIEQIHPDDRILFLERITAATQGVPQAFEYRVERPDGTVGYLDSRIELEFQDELVVRMFAVVMDITERVEMERANRENEEKLRSLFELSPVGIVLNNMQGQFIEANPAITEITGYTLEELNQLSYLDLTPAEYQSEEARHLKSLKILGQYGPYEKEYIHKQGHRVPVELNGMLITRQDGQQYIWSMIADISQRKEAEARKIQQVNQELKLLENILEVVLAGYWDWDIPNNQEYLSPRFKWMLGYEDHELANSPESWQQLIWSEDLPKVFQNFEAHVQSQGKVPFYNEVRYHHKNGSIIWVLCSGQVIEWDEENNPLRMIGCHIDITQQKQTELALIELSNQLKKAQEVAHLGYWSFDLASQKITWSEQVFRMFSQPLEQGEPSFEEYIEKVHPQDRAFVLERVSAANQGIPQSFDHRILNPDGTVRHVEARIELEFQDEQVVRMFGVLMDITERVEMERANRENEAKLRSLFELSPVGIVLNNMQGQFIEANPAITEITGYTLEELNQLSYWDLTPAEYGEDEARKLELLKTTGRYGPYEKEYIHKQGHRVPVELTGMLITGRDGQQYIWSMIADISQRKQAETAIKDSQLRLQLALESSNIGLWDWNLQTNEVLFDNQWKRLLGYTEHEFETHVSEWASRVHPEDLEAVNADMRQHLQKQTPIYDNQHRIRCQDNSYKWIGAKGRVVEWDGAGNPVRFIGTFSDISDRKQAELRLIELSQQLQKAQEVAHLGYWSFDLATQKITWSEEVFKIFSHPLEQGEPSFEEHLQQVYPEDRAYFLERVAAANQGIPQTFDFRTLRPDGTLRYINSRIELEFQDEQVVRMFGVVMDITERRVAELELERFFTIALDLLCIADLEGHFLRLNQAWENILGYPVGELEGRVFLEFVHPDDLAPTLAAISNLEEGETIIRFTNRYRTKSGSYRHIEWLSVPQGDLIYAAARDITERVEAQAQIESLLSRTQLLNALSHEIRQYLDLDQIIQRAVEVIFEEVGVDICAFTDYREKDGHPYVEIVAEKRHPEMLSWLGVYDAMEYPDYYEALRNNRIFTFNRKNLGEDYDQGIHEFCESMGVNLYLMVPIRTLENISCLEMGRIDASREWRPDELELLESLATQIAIALQQADLYQTAQQRTAELQSAYQELQETQVQLIQAEKMSSLGQLVAGIAHEINNPISFIYGNVKPLEDYAESLLDILERYQDIYPQPPEELSELLEELDLPFIREDLPKMLQSMKTGAARIRDIVKSLRTFSRLDEADLKDVDLHENIDSTVMILQNQFKGKAGKSDIEIIRNYGNLPLVQCYIGLLNQVFMNLLVNAVQAIEERRTLEGNPTYLGVITITTTLEESGAVCISFEDNGWGMSDKVKAKIFEPFFTTKPVGSGTGMGLPTSHQIVTKYHKGELICHSTLGEGTRFIVRF